CAGGCCGTGGGCCAGCGCGATGCCGGCGATGAGGGTGTCGATGGGGCCGATGGGGCTGCCTTGGGCCTCGAGCTGGGCGCGGATGCGGGCGGCTTTTTCGGCGGCGGGCGGGTCGAAATCGTGGATCCGCAAGCGCCCTTGCAGCGCCGCCAGCTTGAGCAGTTGGGTCTGCGGCTGGGCCGATTTGTAGGCGCCGCTGAGCAGTTCCCATAGCACCGGGGTGCACAGGCGGATGTCGGTGTCGCGCTGCTGCGCCATATGCTGGCGCACGGCCCCTTGGTTTTTGAAGAAGTAAATCAGGATATTGGTGTCGAGCAGGTAGGGCATGGGCTCACCAGCTTTCGCGCGGTAGGTCGGGCACCTGGCCCGCGCGCAGGGCCTCGAGGGTGGGGAAGTCGTCGTCACCGGGGTGGCCCAAGGCGTCGAGTTCGGCGTAAAAGGTGGCCCAGTCGCTCTGGTGGCGGCGCTTTTCGGCGGCCGCAAACTGGGCAAACCATTGGCTGAGCGAGAGCTGCTGGCGCGCCGCCGCTGCGCGCGCCGCTTGCAGGGCCTCGTCTTCGACGTAAATGGTCACTTGCGCCATGGCACGCTCCACAATCGATCAGGGATGCAGGCAATTATAGGTGCGAGCCACTTATATGTGTGCGCCTGTCAGCCCAAAGATATGTGTGCGCCTATGCGTGCGCGCCTCTTGTGCGTGCTTATCCCTGAACCCCCGCCGGCTCCGGCACGGCCCGCGGGGCCCCGAGCGCGCGCAGCACATCGCGCACCAGTAGCGCGCGGTCTTTGGCTTCGGGTAGGGCGCGCTCGATGCGCAGTTTGTCGTTGCCGGCGAGTTTGATGTGGCGGTTTTTTTGCACCAGGTCGATGATGCGCTGCGGATCTAGCGGCGGGTTGGGCTTGAAGCCGATCAGGATCAGGCCCGGCGTGGCATCGACCTTTTGCACGCCGTAGGGGGCGGCGAGCACGCGCAGGCGGTGCACGTCGATCAGCGTTTGCGCCTGCGGCGGCAGCTTGCCAAAGCGGTCCACGATTTCTTCGAGCAAGGCGTCGATCTGCGCGCTGGTCTTGGCGCTGGCGAGCTTTTTGTACAGGCTCAGGCGCAGGTGCACGTCGCCGCAGTAGTCGCTGGGCAGCAGGGCCGGGGCGTGCAGGTTGATGTCGGTGGTCACGCCCAAGGGGCTGAGCAGATCGGGTTCGCGCCCGGCCTTGAGGGCATCGACTGCTTCGGCCAGCATCTCGTGGTAGAGCTGAAAGCCGACTTCGAGCATGTTGCCGCTCTGGTTTTCGCCCAGCACCTCGCCCGCGCCCCGGATTTCGAGGTCGTGCATAGCGAGGTAAAAACCGCTGCCCAAGGCCTCCATCTGCCCGATGGCTTCGAGCCGCTGCTGCGCCGTTTTGCTCAGGCTGTCGATCTCGGGCACCATCAGGTAGGCGTAGGCTTGGTGGTGGCTGCGCCCGACGCGGCCGCGCAACTGGTGCAGCTGCGCCAGCCCAAACTTGTCGGCGCGGCTGATGAGGATGGTGTTGGCGCTGGGCACGTCGATGCCGGTTTCGATGATGGTCGAGCACAGCAGCAGGTTGTGGCGCTGGGCCACGAAGTCGCGCATCACGCGCTCGAGCTCGCGCTCGGGCAACTGGCCGTGGGCGACGGCGATGCGCGCCTCGGGCAGCAGCTGTTCCAGCTTTTGCTTGCGGTTTTCGATCGTTTCGACTTCGTTGTGCAGAAAATACACCTGCCCGCCGCGCTTGAGCTCGCGCAGCACGGCCTCGCGGATCACGCCATTGCCTTCGTTGCGCACGAAGGTTTTGATGGACAAGCGGCGCTGCGGCGCGGTGGCGATCACGCTCAGGTCGCGCAGCCCTTCGAGCGCCAGCCCGAGGGTGCGCGGGATCGGGGTGGCGGTGAGGGTGAGCACATCGACTTCGGCGCGCAGCGCCTTCATGGCCTCTTTGTGGCGCACGCCGAAGCGGTGCTCTTCGTCGATGATGAGCAGCCCGAGGTTTTTGAATTTCGTTTTTTCGCTCAGCAGCTTGTGGGTGCCGACGACGATATCCACGGTGCCGGCGGCGGTGCCTTGCAGGGCGGCGGTGATTTCGCGCGCACTGCGAAAGCGGCTCAGTTCGGCGATCTTCACCGGCCAGTTGGCAAAGCGGTCTTGCAGGGTCTGGTAGTGCTGCTCGGCCAGCAAGGTGGTGGGGGCCAGAAAGGCCACTTGCTTGCCGCCGCTCACCGCCACGAAGGCGGCGCGCAGCGCCACTTCGGTCTTGCCAAAGCCGACGTCGCCGCAGACCAGCCGGTCCATCGGGCGTGGGCTGATCAGGTCTTGGATCACGGCGTGGATGGCGGCTTTTTGGTCGGGCGTTTCTTCGAAGCCGAAGTCGTTGGCGAAGGCTTCGTAGTCTTTGGCCGGGAAGCGAAAGGCGTGGCCCTCGCGAGCGGCGCGGCGGGCGTAGAGGTTGAGCAGTTCGGCGGCGGCGTCGCGCACCTGTTCGGCGGCTTTGCGCCGCGCTTTATCCCACTGGCCCGAGCCCAGCCGGTGCAGCGGCGCTTCGTCGGCGCTCACGCCGGTGTAGCGGCTGATCTGGTGCAGTTGGCTCACCGGCACGTAGAGCACGGCGGCTTGGGCGTACTCGAGGTGCAAAAACTCTTGCAGCACGGGGCTGCCGTCGGGGTTTTTTTCGCCCAGATCGAGGTTGAGCAAGCCCCGGTAGCGGCCGATGCCGTGCTGGCTGTGTACCACCGGGTCGCCCAGTTGCAGCTCGCTCAGGTCTTTGATCAGCGCTTCGACGTCGCTGACCTGCTCTTGCTTTTTGCGCCGCCGGGTGCCGGGCTGGCTGGCAAAGAGCTCGGTTTCGGTGACGAAGTCGATGCCGCTGGGGGCGCTGCCTTGCTGCACCCACGCAAAGCCGCTGGCCAAGGCCGCCGTGGCTAGGCCAATGGGGGCCGGGCTGGCTTGGAAGTCGGCCAAGGACTCGAACAGCGGCGGGTTGAGGCCGCTGGCGCGCAAAAAATCGAGCAAGGTGGCGCGGCGGCCCTCGCTCTCGGCCAGCAGCAGCGCGCGCCGGGGGCTGCGCGCCAGGTGCGCTTTGAGGCGCTCGAGCGGGTCGTCGGCGGCGCGCTGGGCGGCCAGGTCGGGCAGCGGCTCGAAGGCGCTCGAGCCGGTGGGACTCGTGGCGGAGGCTTGGCTGGCGGCGGCTGGCGCTGGGTTGGTGCCGGGCCGGCCGCCTGGGTTGGACGGACTGGACGGTTCGGTTAGGCTGCTCGGGCTGGTCGGCTCTTTGGGTGGGCGCAGCGCCACTTGGGGCAGCGCTTTGGCGGCGAGGTAGAAGCCTTCGGCATCCAGAAACAGGGTCTCGGGCGGCAGCGGCGGGCGCTCGGGGTCGCCTTGGGCCAGGCGGTGGCGCTCGGCGGTGTCCAGCGCAAAGCGCTGGAAGGCCGGTTCGAGCTCGCCGTGCAGCACCAGCGTGGTGGCGCTGCCGAGGTAGTCGAACACGGTCGCGGTCTGGTCAAAAAACAGCGGCAGGTAGTACTCGATGCCGGCGCTGGCCACGCCCGCGCCCATGTCTTTGTACAGGCGGCTGCGGCTCGGGTCGCCTTCGAGCAGTTCGCGCCAGCGGGCGCGGAACTTGGCGCGGCCGGTTTCGTCGAGCGGAAACTCGCGCCCGGGCAGCAGCCGCACCTCGGGCACCGGGTACAGGCTGCGCTGGGTGTCGGGGTCGAAGGTGCGGATCGAGTCGATCTCGTCGTCGAACAGGTCGATGCGGTAGGGCACCGCAGAGCCCATGGGGTAGAGGTCGATCAGGCTGCCGCGCACCGCGTATTCGCCCGGGCCCACCACCTGGCTCACGTGCTGGTAGCCGGCGAGCGTGAGCTGGGCCTTGAGGCGGGACGCATCGAGCCGTTGCTGTTGCTTGAACTCGAAGCTGTAGGCGGCCAGAAAGGCCGGCGGCGCCAGCCGGTAGAGCGCGGTGGTGGCGGGCACCAGCACCAGATCGGCACCTTGGGCGCGGTCGCGCTGCACGATGCGCCAGAGCGTGGCCAAGCGCTCCGAGATCAGGTCTTGGTGCGGCGAAAAGCTGTCGTAGGGCAGGGTTTCCCAATCCGGGAACAGAGCGCAGCGCAGCGTGGGCGCAAAAAACGGGATTTCTTCCAGCAGGCGCTGGGCGTCGGCGGCGTCGGCGCAGACCACGGCGGTGAGCCGGCCGGTGCCGCGTTCGCGTTCGGCCAGCTGCGCCAGCCACAAGGCGTCGGCGCTGCTGGGGGGGCGGGGCACGTGCAAGCGCTTGCCGGGGCTGAGTGGGGGCAGGTTCATCGGGGGGTCTGGCGGGGTGCAGTGGCTAAGGCAAGGGCAGAGGCAGAGGGATGCGGGGCGAGGTTGTGGTTGCGGTTGCGGACGAGGACGAGGGCGAGGGCGAATTTGGCGGCGATAAAGGGCGCCTAGGGTGCAACAACGCAGCGGCTGATTTTAAAATCACGCACCGTGACCGATCCTACCGCGCCCGCCATACCCGCTTGCCCGCCACCCCCCGAAACCGGGGCATCTGACGGCCCGCCGCCCATGCCCCCAAGCGCCCCTGGGCCGGCGAGGGGGGCTGCCTCTGAGGACGGGGCCGTGTGGGAGGGGGCAACCGCTTGGCAGGTCGCCAGCACCGATGCCCCGCCGCGCTGCTACGCCCTGATCACCAGCGCCGGCAACGGCAGTCGGGCGGTGCGATCGGATCAACCCACCCCCAAGCAATACCAGCTGCTCGCCGGCCAGCGCGTGATCGACCACACGCTGGCGGCTTTTTTGGCGCTGCCGCACTGGGCCGGGGTGGCGGTGGTGGTGGCGCCCGGTGACGCCGCCTACCAGGCGCCGGATGCGCGGGTGCGCGTGTGGCCTGTGGGCGGCGCGGTGCGCGCCCAGACGGTGCTCAACGGCTTGCAGCAACTGGCAGCCGCTGGGGCGCGCGACGCCGACTGGGTGCTGGTGCATGACGCTGCGCGCTGTCTGATCGAGCCGGCGCAGATCGAGCGCCTGATCGCGGCCTGTTGGCTCGACCCGGTGGGCGGCCTGCTGGCGCTGCCGCTGCCCGATACGCTCAAGGCGGCGGTTCCAACCCCAGCCCAAGCAGCGGCGCTCGGAGCCCCCGAAGCCCCAGCCTCGACCCCAGTCCAAGCCCAAGCCCAAGCCCAAGCTGCCGAGCCCGCGCCCATGCCCCGGGTGGCGGCCACGCTTGAGCGCGCCGACAAGTGGCTGGCGCAAACGCCGCAGATGTTCAGGCTCGGCGCTTTGCGCGCGGCGCTGGAGGCGCACCAAGGCAGCGGCTTTGCCGGCATCACCGACGAGGCCAGCGCCATCGAGCGCAGCGGCGCCCAGCCGCTGCTGGTGCCGGGCAGCGCGAGCAACTTCAAAATCACCTACCCGGCTGATTTCGCCTTGGCCGAGGCGCTGCTGGCGCAGCGGCAGGCAGCTCCCGCCCCCTGTGCACCAGCCAATCCGCTTGTCCCAGCCGCTCCGTCCACACCCGAGGCCCCTGCCGCCATGAACCCAGTCAACCCTGCGCCAACCCCCTCTGCTCCCAGCCAATCATTAGGCCTAGGCCTGCGCATCGGCGAAGGCTGGGACATCCACGCGCTGGTGCCGGGGCGGCCGCTGATTTTGGGCGGCATCCACATTCCGCACCCCAGCGGCCTGCTCGGCCATTCCGACGCCGACGCGCTGCTGCACGCCATCACCGACGCGCTGCTGGGTGCGGCGGCGCTGGGCGACATCGGCACCCTGTTCCCCGACACCGACGCGCGCTTTGCCGGTGCCGATTCGGCTCAGTTGCTGGCGCACGCCATGCAGCGCGTGGCCGCTCAGGGCTATCTGGTGCTCAACCTCGACACCACCGTGATCGCCCAAGCCCCCAAGCTGGCCCCCTACAAGGCGGCCATGCAGGCGCGCATTGCGGCCGTGCTGGGGCTGCAACCCAGCCAAGTCAATGTCAAAGCCAAGACCGCCGAAAAAATGGGGCCGGTCGGGCAGGGCTTGGCGATCGAATGCCGGGCCGTGGCCTTGTTGCAGCGCGTGGGCTGAGGCGCTGGGTGCGTCCGAACATCCTCAAAGCCGCGCCGACTAATCAGCCGCCGGCAAACGCAGCCGCGCCAGCAGGCCACCGGCGACGCCGTTGCGCAGCTCCAGCGTGCCGCCCATGATTTGCAGCGTTTTGTCGGCGATCGCCAGCCCCAGGCCGCTGCCGTTGGCGGCGGTGCGGGCGCTGTCGGCGCGAAAAAAGGGCTCGGTCAGGCGCGCCAGCAGCTGCGGCGGCACGCCCGGGCCTTGGTCGGCCAGTTGCAGCGTCACCGTCTGGTCTGGCCCGGCGGCCGCGCTGATTTTCAGCCGCAGCAGGCCGTCGGGGCTGCGGCCGTAGCGCGAGGCGTTTTGCAGCAGGTTGTCGAGCACGCGGCGAAGTTCCACCGGCTCGGCCAGCACCCGCAAACCCGGGGGCAAATCGAGCGCCACCGCGCAGTCTGGCGCACCCTGATAGGGCAGCAAGGCGGTGGCGATCAGGTCGGCCAAGGCCACCGGCTGCAGCTGCGGCGTGTGCTCGACACGGGCGTAGTCGAGGAACTTGTCGATGATGGCGTTGGCCTGCTCGATGTCGGCCGCCATCAGCTGCCGGGTGGCCTCGTCGGGCACGCTCAGCTCGATTTCCAGCCGCAGCCGCGCCAGCGGGGTGCGCAGATCGTGCGAAATGCCCGCCAGCATCAGCGTGCGGTCGGCCTCGGCCTTGGCCAGTTGCTCGGCCATGCGGTTGAAGCCGATGTTGACGGCGCGGATCTCGTGCGTGGCCTCGGTTTCATCGAGCCGCGGCCCCGTGAAGTCGCCCGCGCGCACGCGTGCCGTGGCGGCGCTGAGCTGCAGCAGCGGCCGATTGATCAGGCGTGCAAACACCGCCGCTCCCAGCAAGGACAAGGCCGCCGCAATGCCGAGCCAGACCAGCCAGGTGGCGCCGCCCACTTGCCCCACCCGCGCTGGGTCGGCCAGCAGCCAAAAGTTGTCGCCCCCGATTTCAAAGCCGATCCACAGACCATCAAAACCATTCACCTGGCGCGCCACCAGCGTTTGCGGCCCCAGCATCTGGGCCAATTCGGCGCTGATGCGCCGGCTCAAGCGGTCTTGGTCGTAGGGCAAGTGGGTGTCGGCGCTTTCGCGCACCGCAATGCGCAGGTTTTCCTGCTGCAGCAAGGTGGTGACGAGCGAAATGCGAGCAATTGGGTCGGCGTGCGCGAGCGCGGCGCGCGTCAGGTTCACGAGCGAGGCCAGCTGCTGCGCGCTTTGCACCGCACGCGGTTCTTCTTCGAGGGTGCGCAGGGTTTGAAACCAGGCCAGCACCGAACCCAGCAACAAAACGCCGAGCAACAAAAAAGTGCGGCCAAACAGGCTCAGACCCACGCCGCCGGGTTTGCGGCCCGCCTCGGGTGCGGGCAGCGGCGGATTAGCTTTGGCCATCGGGGACGAATACGTAGCCCACTCCCCAAACCGTTTGCAGGTAGCGCGGTGCGCCGGGGTCGGTTTCGATGAGTTTGCGCAGGCGCGAGACTTGCACATCGAGGCTGCGGTCAAAGGGCTCGAACTCGCGCCCACGTGCCAGTTGCGCCAGCTTGTCGCGCGACAGCGGCTGGCGCGGATGCCGCACCAAGGCTTTGAGCATGGCAAATTCGCCGCTGGTCAGGCTGATGTCGGTGCCGTTTTTTTGCAGCGTGCGCTGCCCAAGGTCGAGCACGAAGGGGCCGAATTGCACCACTTCGTGCGCGCTCGATGGGGCGCTGGGCACTTCGGGCGGGGGGCGGCGGCGCAGCACGGCGTGAATGCGCGCCAGCAGTTCGCGCGGGTTGAAGGGTTTGCCCAGGTAATCGTCGGCCCCAATCTCAAGCCCCACGATGCGGTCCACGTCTTCGCCCTTGGCAGTGAGCATGATGATGGGGGTGCGCAGCCGGCCCGCGCGCAAGCGCCTGCAAATGCTCAACCCGTCTTCGCCGGGTAGCATGAGGTCGAGCACGATCAGGTCGAAGGTCTCGCGTTGCAGCAGTTTGTCGAGCGCGCGCGCATCGGCCGCCAGCAAGACCTCGAAGCCCTGCTGGCTCAGGTAGCGGTTGAGCAGCTCGCGGATGCGGGCATCGTCATCCACCACCACGATGCGGTCGGGGCGAGAGGGTGGCGGTTCTGGGGTGGCGTATGGCATGGCAGGCTTTGGTGCGTGGGCTGGGGCGGCGAAAGCAATTGTGACACCGGGCGGCCCGGGCCGGGTGCTTGATCGGCATGGGGGATACGCGCCGTTACAGTTGTTGCGCTTGTGTGCTGCCCGATCGGGGGCGGCAGAGGGCGCTTGGTGGCACACTGGGGGCGCACCGGGGCGGGCAGATGAGCCTGTGTAGGGTTTGCCTCGGAATTTTTTAGGAGCGCACCGATGATTTTGAACAAGCTTTTACCACCTGGCCGCTACAAGCACGCCATGGCGGCTGCGGCATTGGGGCTGGGCCTAGGCTTGGGTTTGCTGGGCGCGGGTACCGCCTTGGCGCAAGCCCAGCCCAGCCCGGCTTGGATGCAGCCGCTGCCCCACAACGTGGTGCAACTGAGCGCCACGGCGCGCCAGCAAGCGCGCCAAGACTGGCTCACCCTGACGCTGACCCAGCGCGTGCAGGGCACCGACCCGGCGGCCTTGCAGCGCCAGCTCAGCCGCAGCGTGGAGGCGGCGTTGCAACAGCTGCGGCCCCAGGTGCGCAGCGGCGAATTCGAGCTCAGCTCGGGCGGCTTCAGCTTGCTGCCGCGCCACAACGCCGAGGGCCAGATCGTGGGCTGGCATGGCTCAGCCGAGGTGCTGGTGCAGGGGCGCGATCTGGCGGCGTTGGCGGCGGTGCCGGCCCAAGTGCGCGGCCTGAGCGTGTCGCAAATGCAGTTCACGCTCAGCCCACAAGCGCGCCAGCAGCTCGAGGCCGGGGTGCGCAGCGCCGCCATCGAGCGCTTTCGCGCCAGCGCCCAACTGGTGGCGCGCGACTTCGGCTTTGGCGGCTACAGCTTGCGCGAAGTCACGATCAGCGCGGCGGAGCCCGAGTTTGCCGGGCGTCCGCGCCTGATGATGGCGGCGCAGGCCCGCTTGGATGCGGCCGAGGTGGCGCTGCCCGCCGAACCTGGATCGGAATGGGTGCACATCACGGTGTCCGGGGCGGTGCAGTTGCAATAGCCACCGGCGACCCCGGCAACGACAGGTTCAGGGCTGCGGGCGACAGATTGGCGGTCTTACTGCGCTGCCCAGCCGCCGTCCATGTTCCAGGCCGCGCCGCGCACATTGGCGGCCGCCGGCGAGCAGAAAAACACCGCCAGCGCACCCAGCTCTTCGGGCGTGGTGAACTGCAGCGAGGGCTCCTTCTCGCACAGCAAATGCTTGGTGGCTTCGGCGTTGCTCAAGCCCAGCGCAGCGGCGCGTTCATCCACTTGCTTTTGCACCAGCGGCGTGAGCACCCAGCCGGGGCAGATGGCGTTGCAGGTCACGCCCGTGGTGGCGGTTTCGAGCGCCACCACCTTGGTCAGGCCCACCAGCCCGTGCTTGGCCGCCACATAGGCCGACTTGTAGGCCGAGGCCACCAGCCCGTGCACCGAGGCCACGTTGATGATGCGGCCCCAGTTGGCGGCCTTCATGGCCGGCAGCGCCAGCCGCGTGGTGTGAAAGGCGCTGCTCAAGTTGATCGCCAGCACCGCGTCCCAGCGCTCGGGCGCAAAGTCCTCGATCGGGGCCACGTGCTGGATGCCGGCGTTGTTGACCAGAATGTCGACGCGCCCAAACTCGGCCGCCGCGGCGCGCAGCATGGCTTCGATCTGCTGCGGCTGGCTCATGTCGGCGCCTTGGTAGCTCACCCGGGCCCCCGGTGCGGCCACGGCCGCCACTTCGGCGCAGGCCGCTTGCGCGTCGCCAAAGCCATTGAGCACCAGGTGCGCGCCTTGCTGCGCCAGCGCCTTGGCGATCCCGAGGCCAATGCCACTG
This sequence is a window from Serpentinimonas maccroryi. Protein-coding genes within it:
- a CDS encoding type II toxin-antitoxin system VapC family toxin, whose protein sequence is MPYLLDTNILIYFFKNQGAVRQHMAQQRDTDIRLCTPVLWELLSGAYKSAQPQTQLLKLAALQGRLRIHDFDPPAAEKAARIRAQLEAQGSPIGPIDTLIAGIALAHGLCLVTRNTREFGRVPGLQLVNWFDDGAALPLLSPHAL
- the mfd gene encoding transcription-repair coupling factor; the protein is MNLPPLSPGKRLHVPRPPSSADALWLAQLAERERGTGRLTAVVCADAADAQRLLEEIPFFAPTLRCALFPDWETLPYDSFSPHQDLISERLATLWRIVQRDRAQGADLVLVPATTALYRLAPPAFLAAYSFEFKQQQRLDASRLKAQLTLAGYQHVSQVVGPGEYAVRGSLIDLYPMGSAVPYRIDLFDDEIDSIRTFDPDTQRSLYPVPEVRLLPGREFPLDETGRAKFRARWRELLEGDPSRSRLYKDMGAGVASAGIEYYLPLFFDQTATVFDYLGSATTLVLHGELEPAFQRFALDTAERHRLAQGDPERPPLPPETLFLDAEGFYLAAKALPQVALRPPKEPTSPSSLTEPSSPSNPGGRPGTNPAPAAASQASATSPTGSSAFEPLPDLAAQRAADDPLERLKAHLARSPRRALLLAESEGRRATLLDFLRASGLNPPLFESLADFQASPAPIGLATAALASGFAWVQQGSAPSGIDFVTETELFASQPGTRRRKKQEQVSDVEALIKDLSELQLGDPVVHSQHGIGRYRGLLNLDLGEKNPDGSPVLQEFLHLEYAQAAVLYVPVSQLHQISRYTGVSADEAPLHRLGSGQWDKARRKAAEQVRDAAAELLNLYARRAAREGHAFRFPAKDYEAFANDFGFEETPDQKAAIHAVIQDLISPRPMDRLVCGDVGFGKTEVALRAAFVAVSGGKQVAFLAPTTLLAEQHYQTLQDRFANWPVKIAELSRFRSAREITAALQGTAAGTVDIVVGTHKLLSEKTKFKNLGLLIIDEEHRFGVRHKEAMKALRAEVDVLTLTATPIPRTLGLALEGLRDLSVIATAPQRRLSIKTFVRNEGNGVIREAVLRELKRGGQVYFLHNEVETIENRKQKLEQLLPEARIAVAHGQLPERELERVMRDFVAQRHNLLLCSTIIETGIDVPSANTILISRADKFGLAQLHQLRGRVGRSHHQAYAYLMVPEIDSLSKTAQQRLEAIGQMEALGSGFYLAMHDLEIRGAGEVLGENQSGNMLEVGFQLYHEMLAEAVDALKAGREPDLLSPLGVTTDINLHAPALLPSDYCGDVHLRLSLYKKLASAKTSAQIDALLEEIVDRFGKLPPQAQTLIDVHRLRVLAAPYGVQKVDATPGLILIGFKPNPPLDPQRIIDLVQKNRHIKLAGNDKLRIERALPEAKDRALLVRDVLRALGAPRAVPEPAGVQG
- the ispF gene encoding 2-C-methyl-D-erythritol 2,4-cyclodiphosphate synthase — translated: MWEGATAWQVASTDAPPRCYALITSAGNGSRAVRSDQPTPKQYQLLAGQRVIDHTLAAFLALPHWAGVAVVVAPGDAAYQAPDARVRVWPVGGAVRAQTVLNGLQQLAAAGARDADWVLVHDAARCLIEPAQIERLIAACWLDPVGGLLALPLPDTLKAAVPTPAQAAALGAPEAPASTPVQAQAQAQAAEPAPMPRVAATLERADKWLAQTPQMFRLGALRAALEAHQGSGFAGITDEASAIERSGAQPLLVPGSASNFKITYPADFALAEALLAQRQAAPAPCAPANPLVPAAPSTPEAPAAMNPVNPAPTPSAPSQSLGLGLRIGEGWDIHALVPGRPLILGGIHIPHPSGLLGHSDADALLHAITDALLGAAALGDIGTLFPDTDARFAGADSAQLLAHAMQRVAAQGYLVLNLDTTVIAQAPKLAPYKAAMQARIAAVLGLQPSQVNVKAKTAEKMGPVGQGLAIECRAVALLQRVG
- a CDS encoding ATP-binding protein — its product is MAKANPPLPAPEAGRKPGGVGLSLFGRTFLLLGVLLLGSVLAWFQTLRTLEEEPRAVQSAQQLASLVNLTRAALAHADPIARISLVTTLLQQENLRIAVRESADTHLPYDQDRLSRRISAELAQMLGPQTLVARQVNGFDGLWIGFEIGGDNFWLLADPARVGQVGGATWLVWLGIAAALSLLGAAVFARLINRPLLQLSAATARVRAGDFTGPRLDETEATHEIRAVNIGFNRMAEQLAKAEADRTLMLAGISHDLRTPLARLRLEIELSVPDEATRQLMAADIEQANAIIDKFLDYARVEHTPQLQPVALADLIATALLPYQGAPDCAVALDLPPGLRVLAEPVELRRVLDNLLQNASRYGRSPDGLLRLKISAAAGPDQTVTLQLADQGPGVPPQLLARLTEPFFRADSARTAANGSGLGLAIADKTLQIMGGTLELRNGVAGGLLARLRLPAAD
- the ompR gene encoding two-component system response regulator OmpR, encoding MPYATPEPPPSRPDRIVVVDDDARIRELLNRYLSQQGFEVLLAADARALDKLLQRETFDLIVLDLMLPGEDGLSICRRLRAGRLRTPIIMLTAKGEDVDRIVGLEIGADDYLGKPFNPRELLARIHAVLRRRPPPEVPSAPSSAHEVVQFGPFVLDLGQRTLQKNGTDISLTSGEFAMLKALVRHPRQPLSRDKLAQLARGREFEPFDRSLDVQVSRLRKLIETDPGAPRYLQTVWGVGYVFVPDGQS
- a CDS encoding SIMPL domain-containing protein (The SIMPL domain is named for its presence in mouse protein SIMPL (signalling molecule that associates with mouse pelle-like kinase). Bacterial member BP26, from Brucella, was shown to assemble into a channel-like structure, while YggE from E. coli has been associated with resistance to oxidative stress.), with the translated sequence MILNKLLPPGRYKHAMAAAALGLGLGLGLLGAGTALAQAQPSPAWMQPLPHNVVQLSATARQQARQDWLTLTLTQRVQGTDPAALQRQLSRSVEAALQQLRPQVRSGEFELSSGGFSLLPRHNAEGQIVGWHGSAEVLVQGRDLAALAAVPAQVRGLSVSQMQFTLSPQARQQLEAGVRSAAIERFRASAQLVARDFGFGGYSLREVTISAAEPEFAGRPRLMMAAQARLDAAEVALPAEPGSEWVHITVSGAVQLQ
- a CDS encoding 3-hydroxybutyrate dehydrogenase gives rise to the protein MLANKTALVTGSTSGIGLGIAKALAQQGAHLVLNGFGDAQAACAEVAAVAAPGARVSYQGADMSQPQQIEAMLRAAAAEFGRVDILVNNAGIQHVAPIEDFAPERWDAVLAINLSSAFHTTRLALPAMKAANWGRIINVASVHGLVASAYKSAYVAAKHGLVGLTKVVALETATTGVTCNAICPGWVLTPLVQKQVDERAAALGLSNAEATKHLLCEKEPSLQFTTPEELGALAVFFCSPAAANVRGAAWNMDGGWAAQ